The Vulpes lagopus strain Blue_001 chromosome 14, ASM1834538v1, whole genome shotgun sequence genome window below encodes:
- the NEFH gene encoding neurofilament heavy polypeptide isoform X3 gives MMSFSGADALLGAPFAPLHGGGSLHYALARKGGTRSTAGSSSGFHSWARTSVSSVSASPSRFRGAAATSSTDSLDTLSNGPEGCVVAAAAARSEKEQLQALNDRFAGYIDKVRQLEAHNRSLEGEAAALRQQHAGRAAMGELYEREVREMRGAVLRLGAARGQLRLEQEHLLEDIAHVRQRLDDEARQREEAEAAARALARFAQEAEAARVELQKKAQALQEECGYLRRHHQEEVGELLGQIQGCGAAQAQAQAEARDALKCDVTSALREIRAQLEGHAVQSTLQSEEWFRVRLDRLSEAAKVNTDAMRSAQEEITEYRRQLQARTTELEALKGTKDSLERQRSELEDRHQADIASYQEAIQQLDTELRNTKWEMAAQLREYQDLLNVKMALDIEIAAYRKLLEGEECRIGFGPSPFSLPEGLPKIPSISTHIKVKSEEKIKVVEKSEKETVILEEQTEEIQVTEEVTEEEEKEAKEEKGEEEEAEEGEEETKSPPAEEAASPEKEEAKSPVKEEAKSPAEAKSPEKAKSPMKEEAKSPVEAKSPVKEEAKSPAEVKSPEKAKSPMKEEAKSPTEVKSPEKAKSPAKEEAKSPVEAKSPEKAKSPVKEEAKSPEKAKSPAKEEAKSPEKAKSPVKEEAKSPEKAKSPVKEEAKSPEKAKSPVKEEAKSPEKTKSPVKEEAKSPEKAKSPEKAKSPVKEEAKSPEKAKSPVKEEAKSPEKAKSPVKEEAKSPEKAKSPEKAKSPVKEEAKSPEKAKSPVKEEAKSPVKEEAKSPEKAKSPEKAKSPVKEEAKSPEKAKSPEKVKSPVKEETKAPEKEVTKKEEAKSPIKEEEKPQEVKVKEPAKKAAEEKAPATPKTEEKKDSKKDEVPKKEAPKPEVQEKKEPAVEKPKESKVEAKKETEDKKKAVTPEKEVPAKVKEEAKPKEKAEVAKKEQDDAKAKEPSKAAEKEPEKPKKEGTPAAPEKKDVKEEKTPEAKKSEEKPKAGAPAKEEPSKEAPTPGKAKTEKAEKSSSTDQKDSRPAEKATEDKASKGEK, from the exons ATGATGAGCTTCAGCGGCGCGGACGCGCTGCTGGGCGCCCCGTTCGCGCCGCTCCATGGAGGCGGCAGCCTGCACTACGCGTTGGCCCGCAAGGGCGGAACGCGCTCTACCGCCGGCTCATCCAGTGGCTTCCACTCCTGGGCGCGGACATCCGTGAGCTCCGTGTCGGCCTCCCCGAGCCGCTTCCGTGGCGCAGCAGCCACCTCAAGCACCGACTCCCTAGACACGCTGAGCAACGGACCGGAGGGCTGCGTGGTGGCAGCAGCCGCGGCCCGCAGCGAGAAGGAGCAGCTGCAGGCGCTGAATGACCGCTTCGCAGGCTACATCGACAAGGTACGGCAGCTCGAGGCTCACAACCGCAGCCTGGAAGGCGAGGCGGCGGCCCTGCGGCAGCAGCACGCTGGCCGCGCCGCCATGGGCGAGCTGTACGAGCGAGAGGTGCGCGAGATGCGCGGCGCTGTGCTGCGCCTGGGCGCGGCGCGCGGCCAGCTGCGCCTGGAGCAGGAGCACCTGCTCGAAGACATTGCGCACGTGCGCCAGCGCCTAGACGACGAGGCCCGGCAGCGGGAAGAAGCCGAGGCGGCGGCGCGCGCACTCGCGCGCTTTGCGCAAGAGGCCGAGGCGGCGCGCGTCGAGCTGCAGAAGAAGGCGCAAGCGCTGCAGGAAGAGTGCGGCTACCTGCGGCGTCACCACCAGGAGGAGGTGGGCGAGCTGCTCGGCCAGATCCAGGGCTGCGGCGccgcgcaggcgcaggcgcaggccgAGGCGCGCGACGCCCTGAAGTGCGACGTGACGTCGGCGCTGCGCGAGATCCGCGCGCAACTTGAAGGCCACGCGGTGCAGAGCACACTGCAGTCGGAGGAGTGGTTCCGAG TGAGGCTGGACCGACTATCAGAGGCAGCCAAGGTGAACACAGATGCCATGCGCTCAGCCCAGGAGGAGATAACAGAGTATCGCCGCCAGCTGCAGGCTAGGACCACAGAGCTGGAAGCACTCAAAGGCACCAAGGACTCACTAGAGAGGCAGCGCTCTGAACTGGAGGACCGTCATCAGGCTGACATCGCATCCTACCag GAGGCCATCCAGCAGCTGGACACCGAGCTGAGGAACACCAAGTGGGAGATGGCAGCCCAGCTCCGAGAGTACCAGGACCTGCTCAATGTCAAGATGGCTCTGGATATTGAGATTGCCGCTTACAG AAAACTCCTGGAGGGTGAAGAATGTCGGATTGGCTTTGGCCCCAGTCCTTTCTCCCTTCCAGAAGGACTCCCCAAAATCCCCTCTATATCCACTCACATAAAGGTCAAAAGTGAAGAGAAGATCAAAGTGGTagaaaagtcagagaaggaaaCCGTGATTTTGGAGGAACAGACAGAGGAGATCCAAGTGACTGAAGAAGTGActgaagaagaagagaaagaggccaaagaggagaaaggtgaggaagaggaagcagaagagggagaagaagaaacaaagtctCCCCCAGCAGAAGAGGCTGCAtctccagagaaggaagaggccaAGTCCCCAGTGAAGGAAGAAGCTAAGTCCCCAGCTGAGGCCAAGTCCCCAGAAAAGGCTAAGTCCCCCATGAAAGAAGAAGCAAAATCACCAGTTGAGGCCAAGTCCCCAGTGAAGGAAGAGGCCAAGTCTCCAGCTGAGGTGAAGTCCCCTGAGAAAGCTAAATCCCCCATGAAAGAAGAAGCAAAATCTCCAACGGAGGTGAAATCCCCAGAGAAGGCCAAGTCCCCAGCTAAGGAAGAAGCAAAGTCCCCTGTGGAGGCCAAGTCCCCCGAAAAGGCCAAGTCTCCGGTAAAGGAAGAGGCCAAGTCCCCTGAGAAGGCCAAGTCCCCAGCGAAGGAGGAGGCCAAGTCCCCAGAGAAGGCCAAGTCCCCGGTGAAGGAGGAGGCCAAGTCCCCCGAGAAGGCCAAGTCCCCGGTGAAGGAGGAGGCCAAGTCCCCAGAGAAGGCCAAGTCCCCGGTGAAGGAGGAGGCCAAGTCCCCCGAGAAGACCAAGTCCCCAGTGAAGGAGGAGGCCAAGTCCCCAGAGAAGGCCAAGTCCCCCGAGAAGGCCAAGTCTCCAGTGAAGGAGGAG GCCAAGTCCCCTGAGAAGGCCAAGTCTCCAGTGAAGGAGGAGGCCAAGTCCCCTGAGAAGGCCAAGTCTCCAGTGAAGGAGGAGGCCAAGTCCCCTGAGAAGGCCAAGTCCCCTGAGAAGGCCAAGTCCCCAGTGAAGGAGGAGGCCAAGTCCCCTGAGAAGGCCAAGTCCCCAGTGAAGGAGGAGGCCAAGTCCCCGGTGAAGGAGGAGGCCAAGTCCCCAGAGAAGGCCAAGTCCCCTGAGAAAGCCAAGTCCCCAGTGAAGGAAGAGGCCAAGTCCCCTGAAAAGGCCAAGTCCCCAGAGAAGGTCAAATCTCCTGTGAAAGAAGAGACCAAGGCTCCTGAGAAAGAGGTCACAAAGAAGGAAGAGGCAAAGTCCCCcataaaggaggaagagaaacccCAGGAAGTGAAAGTCAAAGAGCCTGCAAAAAAGGCAGCGGAAGAGAAAGCTCCAGCCACACCAAAAACTGAGGAGAAGAAGGACAGCAAGAAAGATGAGGTGCCAAAGAAGGAGGCTCCAAAGCCTGAGGTCCAGGAAAAGAAGGAGCCTGCTGTGGAGAAACCCAAAGAATCCAAAGTTGAAGCCAAGAAAGAGACTGAAGATAAGAAAAAAGCAGTGACCCCAGAGAAGGAGGTTCCTGCCAAAGTGAAGGAAGAAGCCAAACCCAAAGAGAAGGCTGAGGTGGCCAAGAAGGAGCAAGATGATGCCAAGGCCAAAGAACCCAGCAAAGCAGCAGAGAAGGAGCCAGAAAAGCCAAAGAAGGAAGGGACACCTGCAGCACCCGAGAAAAAAGATGTCAAGGAGGAGAAGACCCCAGAGGCCAAGAAATCTGAGGAGAAACCCAAAGCAGGGGCCCCAGCCAAAGAAGAGCCCAGCAAGGAGGCCCCCACACCTGGCAAAGCCAAGACAGAAAAGGCTGAGAAATCCTCTAGCACAGACCAAAAAGACAGCAGGCCTGCAGAGAAGGCCACAGAAGacaaggcctccaagggggagaaGTAA
- the NEFH gene encoding neurofilament heavy polypeptide isoform X2 has translation MMSFSGADALLGAPFAPLHGGGSLHYALARKGGTRSTAGSSSGFHSWARTSVSSVSASPSRFRGAAATSSTDSLDTLSNGPEGCVVAAAAARSEKEQLQALNDRFAGYIDKVRQLEAHNRSLEGEAAALRQQHAGRAAMGELYEREVREMRGAVLRLGAARGQLRLEQEHLLEDIAHVRQRLDDEARQREEAEAAARALARFAQEAEAARVELQKKAQALQEECGYLRRHHQEEVGELLGQIQGCGAAQAQAQAEARDALKCDVTSALREIRAQLEGHAVQSTLQSEEWFRVRLDRLSEAAKVNTDAMRSAQEEITEYRRQLQARTTELEALKGTKDSLERQRSELEDRHQADIASYQEAIQQLDTELRNTKWEMAAQLREYQDLLNVKMALDIEIAAYRKLLEGEECRIGFGPSPFSLPEGLPKIPSISTHIKVKSEEKIKVVEKSEKETVILEEQTEEIQVTEEVTEEEEKEAKEEKGEEEEAEEGEEETKSPPAEEAASPEKEEAKSPVKEEAKSPAEAKSPEKAKSPMKEEAKSPVEAKSPVKEEAKSPAEVKSPEKAKSPMKEEAKSPTEVKSPEKAKSPAKEEAKSPVEAKSPEKAKSPVKEEAKSPEKAKSPAKEEAKSPEKAKSPVKEEAKSPEKAKSPVKEEAKSPEKAKSPVKEEAKSPEKTKSPVKEEAKSPEKAKSPEKAKSPVKEEAMSPEKAKSPVKEEAKSPEKAKSPVKEEAKSPEKAKSPVKEEAKSPEKAKSPVKEEAKSPEKPKSPVKEEAKSPEKAKSPEKAKSPVKEEAKSPEKAKSPVKEEAKSPEKAKSPVKEEAKSPVKEEAKSPEKAKSPEKAKSPVKEEAKSPEKAKSPEKVKSPVKEETKAPEKEVTKKEEAKSPIKEEEKPQEVKVKEPAKKAAEEKAPATPKTEEKKDSKKDEVPKKEAPKPEVQEKKEPAVEKPKESKVEAKKETEDKKKAVTPEKEVPAKVKEEAKPKEKAEVAKKEQDDAKAKEPSKAAEKEPEKPKKEGTPAAPEKKDVKEEKTPEAKKSEEKPKAGAPAKEEPSKEAPTPGKAKTEKAEKSSSTDQKDSRPAEKATEDKASKGEK, from the exons ATGATGAGCTTCAGCGGCGCGGACGCGCTGCTGGGCGCCCCGTTCGCGCCGCTCCATGGAGGCGGCAGCCTGCACTACGCGTTGGCCCGCAAGGGCGGAACGCGCTCTACCGCCGGCTCATCCAGTGGCTTCCACTCCTGGGCGCGGACATCCGTGAGCTCCGTGTCGGCCTCCCCGAGCCGCTTCCGTGGCGCAGCAGCCACCTCAAGCACCGACTCCCTAGACACGCTGAGCAACGGACCGGAGGGCTGCGTGGTGGCAGCAGCCGCGGCCCGCAGCGAGAAGGAGCAGCTGCAGGCGCTGAATGACCGCTTCGCAGGCTACATCGACAAGGTACGGCAGCTCGAGGCTCACAACCGCAGCCTGGAAGGCGAGGCGGCGGCCCTGCGGCAGCAGCACGCTGGCCGCGCCGCCATGGGCGAGCTGTACGAGCGAGAGGTGCGCGAGATGCGCGGCGCTGTGCTGCGCCTGGGCGCGGCGCGCGGCCAGCTGCGCCTGGAGCAGGAGCACCTGCTCGAAGACATTGCGCACGTGCGCCAGCGCCTAGACGACGAGGCCCGGCAGCGGGAAGAAGCCGAGGCGGCGGCGCGCGCACTCGCGCGCTTTGCGCAAGAGGCCGAGGCGGCGCGCGTCGAGCTGCAGAAGAAGGCGCAAGCGCTGCAGGAAGAGTGCGGCTACCTGCGGCGTCACCACCAGGAGGAGGTGGGCGAGCTGCTCGGCCAGATCCAGGGCTGCGGCGccgcgcaggcgcaggcgcaggccgAGGCGCGCGACGCCCTGAAGTGCGACGTGACGTCGGCGCTGCGCGAGATCCGCGCGCAACTTGAAGGCCACGCGGTGCAGAGCACACTGCAGTCGGAGGAGTGGTTCCGAG TGAGGCTGGACCGACTATCAGAGGCAGCCAAGGTGAACACAGATGCCATGCGCTCAGCCCAGGAGGAGATAACAGAGTATCGCCGCCAGCTGCAGGCTAGGACCACAGAGCTGGAAGCACTCAAAGGCACCAAGGACTCACTAGAGAGGCAGCGCTCTGAACTGGAGGACCGTCATCAGGCTGACATCGCATCCTACCag GAGGCCATCCAGCAGCTGGACACCGAGCTGAGGAACACCAAGTGGGAGATGGCAGCCCAGCTCCGAGAGTACCAGGACCTGCTCAATGTCAAGATGGCTCTGGATATTGAGATTGCCGCTTACAG AAAACTCCTGGAGGGTGAAGAATGTCGGATTGGCTTTGGCCCCAGTCCTTTCTCCCTTCCAGAAGGACTCCCCAAAATCCCCTCTATATCCACTCACATAAAGGTCAAAAGTGAAGAGAAGATCAAAGTGGTagaaaagtcagagaaggaaaCCGTGATTTTGGAGGAACAGACAGAGGAGATCCAAGTGACTGAAGAAGTGActgaagaagaagagaaagaggccaaagaggagaaaggtgaggaagaggaagcagaagagggagaagaagaaacaaagtctCCCCCAGCAGAAGAGGCTGCAtctccagagaaggaagaggccaAGTCCCCAGTGAAGGAAGAAGCTAAGTCCCCAGCTGAGGCCAAGTCCCCAGAAAAGGCTAAGTCCCCCATGAAAGAAGAAGCAAAATCACCAGTTGAGGCCAAGTCCCCAGTGAAGGAAGAGGCCAAGTCTCCAGCTGAGGTGAAGTCCCCTGAGAAAGCTAAATCCCCCATGAAAGAAGAAGCAAAATCTCCAACGGAGGTGAAATCCCCAGAGAAGGCCAAGTCCCCAGCTAAGGAAGAAGCAAAGTCCCCTGTGGAGGCCAAGTCCCCCGAAAAGGCCAAGTCTCCGGTAAAGGAAGAGGCCAAGTCCCCTGAGAAGGCCAAGTCCCCAGCGAAGGAGGAGGCCAAGTCCCCAGAGAAGGCCAAGTCCCCGGTGAAGGAGGAGGCCAAGTCCCCCGAGAAGGCCAAGTCCCCGGTGAAGGAGGAGGCCAAGTCCCCAGAGAAGGCCAAGTCCCCGGTGAAGGAGGAGGCCAAGTCCCCCGAGAAGACCAAGTCCCCAGTGAAGGAGGAGGCCAAGTCCCCAGAGAAGGCCAAGTCCCCCGAGAAGGCCAAGTCTCCAGTGAAGGAGGAGGCCATGTCCCCTGAGAAGGCCAAGTCTCCAGTGAAGGAGGAGGCCAAGTCCCCCGAGAAGGCCAAGTCTCCGGTGAAGGAGGAGGCCAAGTCCCCAGAGAAGGCCAAGTCTCCGGTGAAGGAGGAGGCCAAGTCCCCTGAGAAGGCCAAATCCCCGGTGAAGGAGGAGGCCAAGTCCCCAGAGAAGCCCAAGTCCCCGGTGAAGGAGGAGGCCAAGTCCCCTGAAAAGGCCAAGTCCCCTGAGAAGGCCAAGTCTCCAGTGAAGGAGGAGGCCAAGTCCCCTGAGAAGGCCAAGTCTCCAGTGAAGGAGGAGGCCAAGTCCCCTGAGAAG GCCAAGTCCCCAGTGAAGGAGGAGGCCAAGTCCCCGGTGAAGGAGGAGGCCAAGTCCCCAGAGAAGGCCAAGTCCCCTGAGAAAGCCAAGTCCCCAGTGAAGGAAGAGGCCAAGTCCCCTGAAAAGGCCAAGTCCCCAGAGAAGGTCAAATCTCCTGTGAAAGAAGAGACCAAGGCTCCTGAGAAAGAGGTCACAAAGAAGGAAGAGGCAAAGTCCCCcataaaggaggaagagaaacccCAGGAAGTGAAAGTCAAAGAGCCTGCAAAAAAGGCAGCGGAAGAGAAAGCTCCAGCCACACCAAAAACTGAGGAGAAGAAGGACAGCAAGAAAGATGAGGTGCCAAAGAAGGAGGCTCCAAAGCCTGAGGTCCAGGAAAAGAAGGAGCCTGCTGTGGAGAAACCCAAAGAATCCAAAGTTGAAGCCAAGAAAGAGACTGAAGATAAGAAAAAAGCAGTGACCCCAGAGAAGGAGGTTCCTGCCAAAGTGAAGGAAGAAGCCAAACCCAAAGAGAAGGCTGAGGTGGCCAAGAAGGAGCAAGATGATGCCAAGGCCAAAGAACCCAGCAAAGCAGCAGAGAAGGAGCCAGAAAAGCCAAAGAAGGAAGGGACACCTGCAGCACCCGAGAAAAAAGATGTCAAGGAGGAGAAGACCCCAGAGGCCAAGAAATCTGAGGAGAAACCCAAAGCAGGGGCCCCAGCCAAAGAAGAGCCCAGCAAGGAGGCCCCCACACCTGGCAAAGCCAAGACAGAAAAGGCTGAGAAATCCTCTAGCACAGACCAAAAAGACAGCAGGCCTGCAGAGAAGGCCACAGAAGacaaggcctccaagggggagaaGTAA
- the NEFH gene encoding neurofilament heavy polypeptide isoform X1: MMSFSGADALLGAPFAPLHGGGSLHYALARKGGTRSTAGSSSGFHSWARTSVSSVSASPSRFRGAAATSSTDSLDTLSNGPEGCVVAAAAARSEKEQLQALNDRFAGYIDKVRQLEAHNRSLEGEAAALRQQHAGRAAMGELYEREVREMRGAVLRLGAARGQLRLEQEHLLEDIAHVRQRLDDEARQREEAEAAARALARFAQEAEAARVELQKKAQALQEECGYLRRHHQEEVGELLGQIQGCGAAQAQAQAEARDALKCDVTSALREIRAQLEGHAVQSTLQSEEWFRVRLDRLSEAAKVNTDAMRSAQEEITEYRRQLQARTTELEALKGTKDSLERQRSELEDRHQADIASYQEAIQQLDTELRNTKWEMAAQLREYQDLLNVKMALDIEIAAYRKLLEGEECRIGFGPSPFSLPEGLPKIPSISTHIKVKSEEKIKVVEKSEKETVILEEQTEEIQVTEEVTEEEEKEAKEEKGEEEEAEEGEEETKSPPAEEAASPEKEEAKSPVKEEAKSPAEAKSPEKAKSPMKEEAKSPVEAKSPVKEEAKSPAEVKSPEKAKSPMKEEAKSPTEVKSPEKAKSPAKEEAKSPVEAKSPEKAKSPVKEEAKSPEKAKSPAKEEAKSPEKAKSPVKEEAKSPEKAKSPVKEEAKSPEKAKSPVKEEAKSPEKTKSPVKEEAKSPEKAKSPEKAKSPVKEEAMSPEKAKSPVKEEAKSPEKAKSPVKEEAKSPEKAKSPVKEEAKSPEKAKSPVKEEAKSPEKPKSPVKEEAKSPEKAKSPEKAKSPVKEEAKSPEKAKSPVKEEAKSPEKAKSPEKAKSPVKEEAKSPEKAKSPVKEEAKSPVKEEAKSPEKAKSPEKAKSPVKEEAKSPEKAKSPEKVKSPVKEETKAPEKEVTKKEEAKSPIKEEEKPQEVKVKEPAKKAAEEKAPATPKTEEKKDSKKDEVPKKEAPKPEVQEKKEPAVEKPKESKVEAKKETEDKKKAVTPEKEVPAKVKEEAKPKEKAEVAKKEQDDAKAKEPSKAAEKEPEKPKKEGTPAAPEKKDVKEEKTPEAKKSEEKPKAGAPAKEEPSKEAPTPGKAKTEKAEKSSSTDQKDSRPAEKATEDKASKGEK, encoded by the exons ATGATGAGCTTCAGCGGCGCGGACGCGCTGCTGGGCGCCCCGTTCGCGCCGCTCCATGGAGGCGGCAGCCTGCACTACGCGTTGGCCCGCAAGGGCGGAACGCGCTCTACCGCCGGCTCATCCAGTGGCTTCCACTCCTGGGCGCGGACATCCGTGAGCTCCGTGTCGGCCTCCCCGAGCCGCTTCCGTGGCGCAGCAGCCACCTCAAGCACCGACTCCCTAGACACGCTGAGCAACGGACCGGAGGGCTGCGTGGTGGCAGCAGCCGCGGCCCGCAGCGAGAAGGAGCAGCTGCAGGCGCTGAATGACCGCTTCGCAGGCTACATCGACAAGGTACGGCAGCTCGAGGCTCACAACCGCAGCCTGGAAGGCGAGGCGGCGGCCCTGCGGCAGCAGCACGCTGGCCGCGCCGCCATGGGCGAGCTGTACGAGCGAGAGGTGCGCGAGATGCGCGGCGCTGTGCTGCGCCTGGGCGCGGCGCGCGGCCAGCTGCGCCTGGAGCAGGAGCACCTGCTCGAAGACATTGCGCACGTGCGCCAGCGCCTAGACGACGAGGCCCGGCAGCGGGAAGAAGCCGAGGCGGCGGCGCGCGCACTCGCGCGCTTTGCGCAAGAGGCCGAGGCGGCGCGCGTCGAGCTGCAGAAGAAGGCGCAAGCGCTGCAGGAAGAGTGCGGCTACCTGCGGCGTCACCACCAGGAGGAGGTGGGCGAGCTGCTCGGCCAGATCCAGGGCTGCGGCGccgcgcaggcgcaggcgcaggccgAGGCGCGCGACGCCCTGAAGTGCGACGTGACGTCGGCGCTGCGCGAGATCCGCGCGCAACTTGAAGGCCACGCGGTGCAGAGCACACTGCAGTCGGAGGAGTGGTTCCGAG TGAGGCTGGACCGACTATCAGAGGCAGCCAAGGTGAACACAGATGCCATGCGCTCAGCCCAGGAGGAGATAACAGAGTATCGCCGCCAGCTGCAGGCTAGGACCACAGAGCTGGAAGCACTCAAAGGCACCAAGGACTCACTAGAGAGGCAGCGCTCTGAACTGGAGGACCGTCATCAGGCTGACATCGCATCCTACCag GAGGCCATCCAGCAGCTGGACACCGAGCTGAGGAACACCAAGTGGGAGATGGCAGCCCAGCTCCGAGAGTACCAGGACCTGCTCAATGTCAAGATGGCTCTGGATATTGAGATTGCCGCTTACAG AAAACTCCTGGAGGGTGAAGAATGTCGGATTGGCTTTGGCCCCAGTCCTTTCTCCCTTCCAGAAGGACTCCCCAAAATCCCCTCTATATCCACTCACATAAAGGTCAAAAGTGAAGAGAAGATCAAAGTGGTagaaaagtcagagaaggaaaCCGTGATTTTGGAGGAACAGACAGAGGAGATCCAAGTGACTGAAGAAGTGActgaagaagaagagaaagaggccaaagaggagaaaggtgaggaagaggaagcagaagagggagaagaagaaacaaagtctCCCCCAGCAGAAGAGGCTGCAtctccagagaaggaagaggccaAGTCCCCAGTGAAGGAAGAAGCTAAGTCCCCAGCTGAGGCCAAGTCCCCAGAAAAGGCTAAGTCCCCCATGAAAGAAGAAGCAAAATCACCAGTTGAGGCCAAGTCCCCAGTGAAGGAAGAGGCCAAGTCTCCAGCTGAGGTGAAGTCCCCTGAGAAAGCTAAATCCCCCATGAAAGAAGAAGCAAAATCTCCAACGGAGGTGAAATCCCCAGAGAAGGCCAAGTCCCCAGCTAAGGAAGAAGCAAAGTCCCCTGTGGAGGCCAAGTCCCCCGAAAAGGCCAAGTCTCCGGTAAAGGAAGAGGCCAAGTCCCCTGAGAAGGCCAAGTCCCCAGCGAAGGAGGAGGCCAAGTCCCCAGAGAAGGCCAAGTCCCCGGTGAAGGAGGAGGCCAAGTCCCCCGAGAAGGCCAAGTCCCCGGTGAAGGAGGAGGCCAAGTCCCCAGAGAAGGCCAAGTCCCCGGTGAAGGAGGAGGCCAAGTCCCCCGAGAAGACCAAGTCCCCAGTGAAGGAGGAGGCCAAGTCCCCAGAGAAGGCCAAGTCCCCCGAGAAGGCCAAGTCTCCAGTGAAGGAGGAGGCCATGTCCCCTGAGAAGGCCAAGTCTCCAGTGAAGGAGGAGGCCAAGTCCCCCGAGAAGGCCAAGTCTCCGGTGAAGGAGGAGGCCAAGTCCCCAGAGAAGGCCAAGTCTCCGGTGAAGGAGGAGGCCAAGTCCCCTGAGAAGGCCAAATCCCCGGTGAAGGAGGAGGCCAAGTCCCCAGAGAAGCCCAAGTCCCCGGTGAAGGAGGAGGCCAAGTCCCCTGAAAAGGCCAAGTCCCCTGAGAAGGCCAAGTCTCCAGTGAAGGAGGAGGCCAAGTCCCCTGAGAAGGCCAAGTCTCCAGTGAAGGAGGAGGCCAAGTCCCCTGAGAAGGCCAAGTCCCCTGAGAAGGCCAAGTCCCCAGTGAAGGAGGAGGCCAAGTCCCCTGAGAAGGCCAAGTCCCCAGTGAAGGAGGAGGCCAAGTCCCCGGTGAAGGAGGAGGCCAAGTCCCCAGAGAAGGCCAAGTCCCCTGAGAAAGCCAAGTCCCCAGTGAAGGAAGAGGCCAAGTCCCCTGAAAAGGCCAAGTCCCCAGAGAAGGTCAAATCTCCTGTGAAAGAAGAGACCAAGGCTCCTGAGAAAGAGGTCACAAAGAAGGAAGAGGCAAAGTCCCCcataaaggaggaagagaaacccCAGGAAGTGAAAGTCAAAGAGCCTGCAAAAAAGGCAGCGGAAGAGAAAGCTCCAGCCACACCAAAAACTGAGGAGAAGAAGGACAGCAAGAAAGATGAGGTGCCAAAGAAGGAGGCTCCAAAGCCTGAGGTCCAGGAAAAGAAGGAGCCTGCTGTGGAGAAACCCAAAGAATCCAAAGTTGAAGCCAAGAAAGAGACTGAAGATAAGAAAAAAGCAGTGACCCCAGAGAAGGAGGTTCCTGCCAAAGTGAAGGAAGAAGCCAAACCCAAAGAGAAGGCTGAGGTGGCCAAGAAGGAGCAAGATGATGCCAAGGCCAAAGAACCCAGCAAAGCAGCAGAGAAGGAGCCAGAAAAGCCAAAGAAGGAAGGGACACCTGCAGCACCCGAGAAAAAAGATGTCAAGGAGGAGAAGACCCCAGAGGCCAAGAAATCTGAGGAGAAACCCAAAGCAGGGGCCCCAGCCAAAGAAGAGCCCAGCAAGGAGGCCCCCACACCTGGCAAAGCCAAGACAGAAAAGGCTGAGAAATCCTCTAGCACAGACCAAAAAGACAGCAGGCCTGCAGAGAAGGCCACAGAAGacaaggcctccaagggggagaaGTAA